The following proteins are co-located in the bacterium genome:
- a CDS encoding OmpA family protein, with translation MREIITIVICVVVFLVALQSGLVKTGLDYEVVRKNNENLQAANDRLSKEVKRINYIQQSGADISAGQVAMMERLEKAKEDLRKGLAREVKRREITLEENGDMFQLVLLDKILFGRNSSKILSSSFPLLKKIARVLSHFDEVEIRITGHTDNKPLSTVARKAFPTLRHLSVFRAIAVLKYLEKDGNIDPVQMQTAGYGESRPLVPNDSEYHRTLNGRIVISLHPVQLEQLNKSRDIYRTEKLIPQKKTVPTKASRENVAEEYEPDPDAEGGQPIGEDALESMEDNDFDAGYAVPEALE, from the coding sequence ATGCGAGAGATCATTACGATTGTGATTTGTGTGGTTGTGTTTTTAGTTGCTTTGCAAAGCGGGTTGGTGAAGACCGGACTTGATTATGAGGTTGTGCGTAAGAACAATGAAAATCTTCAGGCGGCCAATGACCGATTGTCAAAAGAAGTGAAACGGATCAATTATATACAGCAAAGCGGGGCTGATATTTCAGCCGGACAGGTCGCCATGATGGAACGATTGGAGAAAGCCAAAGAAGATCTCAGAAAAGGATTGGCGCGCGAGGTTAAACGGCGGGAAATTACGCTTGAGGAAAATGGAGATATGTTCCAATTGGTGCTGCTGGATAAAATACTGTTTGGTCGGAATTCTTCGAAAATTTTGTCCTCGTCTTTTCCCTTGCTAAAAAAAATTGCCCGGGTACTAAGTCATTTTGATGAAGTGGAAATCCGAATAACGGGTCACACCGACAATAAACCATTATCGACGGTTGCCCGTAAGGCGTTTCCGACATTGCGGCATCTTTCAGTGTTTCGGGCGATTGCGGTGCTGAAGTATCTCGAGAAAGACGGCAATATTGATCCGGTGCAGATGCAGACTGCCGGTTACGGCGAGAGCAGACCGCTGGTCCCGAATGATTCGGAATATCACCGGACATTAAATGGCCGGATTGTGATAAGTTTACATCCGGTACAGTTGGAACAATTAAATAAATCACGCGATATCTACCGGACGGAAAAATTAATTCCACAAAAAAAAACAGTGCCGACAAAAGCATCGCGGGAAAATGTTGCTGAAGAGTATGAACCGGATCCGGATGCGGAGGGTGGACAGCCGATTGGAGAAGATGCACTTGAGAGTATGGAAGATAATGATTTTGATGCGGGATATGCCGTGCCGGAGGCACTGGAATAG
- the radC gene encoding DNA repair protein RadC, whose amino-acid sequence MTIPLSEWPDEEKPRERMLAKGAKALSDVELIAIFLNTGCRGVSVVDLARSLLNEVGGIYALGKFSVWELSQLNGMGHAKAIRLLAACELGRRRERKPIRQEPIIRSVRDAGKLIASRLRDVGKECFFALYLDKKHRVVDEAFISMGGLDQAPVHPRELLRPALACSASAIIIAHNHPSGDPTPSMQDRALTQRLDHAAWLMGINLLDHIIIGDGENISFAEKGYLEKDKNVNRLTKSQTIGPRRAE is encoded by the coding sequence ATGACAATACCACTTTCGGAGTGGCCGGATGAAGAAAAGCCGCGGGAGCGGATGTTGGCCAAAGGGGCAAAAGCGCTTTCTGATGTTGAATTGATAGCCATTTTTCTTAATACAGGCTGTCGAGGTGTATCGGTGGTTGATCTGGCCAGAAGTTTATTGAATGAAGTTGGGGGTATTTACGCGCTAGGTAAATTTTCGGTGTGGGAACTTTCTCAATTAAATGGGATGGGACATGCCAAGGCAATCCGGTTGTTGGCTGCCTGTGAGCTGGGAAGACGCCGGGAACGAAAACCTATCCGGCAGGAACCCATTATTCGGAGCGTACGCGATGCGGGTAAATTAATTGCCTCGCGCTTGCGGGACGTTGGGAAAGAGTGTTTTTTTGCACTTTACCTGGACAAGAAGCACCGGGTTGTTGATGAAGCGTTTATTAGTATGGGTGGATTGGATCAAGCACCGGTTCATCCGCGGGAGTTATTGCGTCCGGCACTGGCCTGTTCGGCCTCGGCAATTATTATTGCGCATAATCATCCGAGCGGGGATCCGACACCGAGTATGCAGGATAGAGCGTTGACGCAACGACTGGATCACGCGGCTTGGCTGATGGGTATAAACCTGCTGGATCATATTATTATTGGAGACGGGGAGAATATCAGTTTTGCAGAAAAAGGTTACCTTGAAAAAGACAAAAACGTTAACCGGCTTACAAAAAGCCAAACTATTGGCCCACGCAGGGCAGAATAA
- the rsfS gene encoding ribosome silencing factor, with the protein MAHAGQNKKAIRPVILDVREISGITDYFVILSGNTETQAKAIMNEVDRVCHEEKVSIAHIEGTRVCTWVLVDLHDVIVHVFTEKERNYYNLEKLWKDAKRVNLPKL; encoded by the coding sequence TTGGCCCACGCAGGGCAGAATAAAAAAGCCATTCGACCGGTTATTTTGGATGTGCGGGAAATATCCGGAATTACCGACTATTTTGTTATCCTGTCGGGTAACACGGAGACTCAAGCGAAAGCGATTATGAATGAAGTCGATCGCGTGTGTCATGAAGAGAAAGTTTCGATTGCACATATCGAGGGAACCAGGGTATGCACTTGGGTTTTGGTGGATTTGCATGATGTCATTGTTCATGTTTTTACGGAAAAGGAGCGAAATTACTATAATTTGGAAAAATTATGGAAAGACGCCAAACGGGTAAATCTTCCTAAATTATAA
- a CDS encoding SAM-dependent chlorinase/fluorinase has product MTPARKIPVITVMSDFGHNDGYVAEMKGAILSRIQCVQLVDITHEIPAFDIETGARMLAQTFSRFPLGTVHLAVVDPGVGGGRKCLVVYNHGHYFIGPDNGLFTLIAHPLKKAQIFSIKKISGPGISATFHGRDVFAPAAAGVASGMSPLEFAIPIKTLITLKNLEPLRTGTHKWLGKIIKIDHFGNAISNFPARLLNKMNKPVLLIKDKKIIHRYRTFVDGAPGKPGMIINSDQLVEIILPGESAGKTLDIVKGEPVILLDILKNKEECIGGG; this is encoded by the coding sequence ATGACACCCGCTAGAAAGATACCTGTGATTACAGTGATGAGCGATTTTGGGCACAATGATGGTTATGTAGCTGAAATGAAGGGGGCGATTTTATCCCGCATTCAATGTGTTCAGCTGGTAGATATAACCCACGAGATACCGGCATTTGATATTGAAACCGGAGCCCGCATGCTGGCGCAGACATTTTCGCGTTTTCCATTAGGTACCGTTCACCTCGCGGTGGTTGACCCGGGGGTTGGAGGCGGAAGGAAATGTCTGGTGGTGTATAATCATGGGCACTATTTTATCGGGCCGGACAATGGTCTGTTCACTTTGATTGCCCATCCTTTGAAAAAAGCACAAATATTTTCAATTAAAAAGATCTCAGGACCTGGAATTTCCGCCACATTTCATGGACGAGATGTTTTTGCACCTGCAGCAGCCGGGGTTGCCTCCGGCATGTCCCCGCTTGAATTTGCTATTCCCATTAAAACACTGATTACGTTAAAGAACCTTGAGCCCTTGAGGACAGGTACCCATAAATGGTTGGGAAAAATCATTAAAATTGACCATTTTGGAAATGCAATCAGTAATTTTCCTGCCCGTTTGCTGAACAAAATGAATAAACCTGTATTGCTGATTAAAGATAAAAAAATTATCCATCGCTATCGAACTTTTGTTGACGGCGCCCCTGGGAAACCGGGGATGATTATTAATAGTGACCAGTTGGTGGAAATAATACTGCCTGGAGAATCAGCCGGGAAAACGCTGGATATTGTAAAAGGGGAACCGGTAATTCTTTTAGATATTTTGAAAAACAAGGAGGAATGCATAGGCGGCGGTTGA
- a CDS encoding GAF domain-containing protein, with amino-acid sequence MSTHELYIQRARDDSNRRWWVIAGLLSLIIFLHPHQSVKEFWPVLAVIGISAVYNFILSLLAYHKIVSRYWLYAEIVVDLILISGLVHFTGGVVASPLFLLFPVFVLVQAFYEDPVEILISGTGVFISMAVLFAIEPRPEHYLWILLERALVITAITVAIGIKVRLVNRETNQVKYALAEKACQLENVNHVNKGLELKISTSTQQLEKANVMLVKKNLALMAFHEIYTAMSSTYNSSQLLNLVMDTAMSLLKANSGVLMLKESDSDILRVKVSRGLPARFLKTFQVKVGKDVEGEVAQTGKAMMFADLERNSKIHPINRESRSKMCVPLSIKKKNVGIITVESAAPNTFSRNDLELFNTLGSQASEVLQNLEIYDELKTKADHLSLLFEVGKNIGSIYNLRKLFEAILVRAVQVMKARRGFLMIYDKNADALKIRASIGLDTQVDQAAVSVEKGIAGNVYQKECSILIPNVKKSPMYDQENDHIYVGHDLLACPLVAIKKKVLGVICLNDRIGTKKFDTEDLDLLNALASQAAIAIENVELYASIRRDYLNAIKALAAAVDAKDHYTHGHSNKVMVYATMIAKTMGLSRNDIEKVKYGALLHDVGKIGISEAVLNKPSKLTPKEFDTIAMHPILGVSIVQNIESLKDLIPTILYHHERYSGGGYPEGKSGNSIPLGARIVAVGDAWDVMTSDRAYRKALPISVAVAELKKFSGTQFDPDIVEVFLEALEKDEKVETFRDEEQSGAFLDEEEISRLMN; translated from the coding sequence ATGTCGACTCATGAATTGTACATACAACGTGCGCGAGACGATTCGAACCGCCGCTGGTGGGTTATTGCCGGTTTATTAAGTCTGATTATTTTTCTTCATCCTCACCAGAGTGTTAAGGAATTTTGGCCGGTTTTGGCAGTTATTGGTATTAGTGCGGTTTATAACTTTATCCTTTCGCTTCTTGCCTATCACAAAATTGTTTCCCGTTATTGGTTGTATGCCGAAATAGTTGTTGATTTAATTTTGATTAGCGGACTGGTACACTTCACCGGCGGTGTGGTTGCCAGCCCGCTTTTTCTTTTGTTTCCGGTTTTTGTATTGGTGCAGGCATTTTATGAAGATCCGGTTGAAATCCTAATTTCAGGAACAGGTGTTTTTATAAGTATGGCAGTATTGTTTGCCATCGAACCAAGACCTGAACACTATTTATGGATCTTACTGGAAAGAGCACTGGTGATTACCGCCATTACGGTGGCAATCGGAATTAAAGTCCGGCTGGTGAATCGCGAAACCAATCAGGTGAAGTATGCACTGGCGGAAAAGGCATGCCAACTGGAAAATGTCAATCATGTTAATAAAGGACTGGAATTGAAAATCAGTACATCAACACAGCAATTGGAAAAAGCCAATGTGATGCTGGTGAAAAAAAATCTTGCCCTAATGGCCTTTCACGAAATTTATACAGCCATGAGTTCTACCTACAATTCCAGTCAACTGCTTAATCTTGTTATGGATACCGCGATGTCATTATTGAAGGCTAATTCCGGTGTGCTTATGTTGAAAGAATCAGATAGTGATATTCTCCGTGTTAAAGTGTCGCGGGGGTTGCCGGCACGTTTTTTGAAGACATTTCAGGTGAAGGTTGGTAAAGATGTTGAGGGGGAAGTTGCACAAACCGGTAAAGCGATGATGTTTGCAGACCTTGAACGAAATTCCAAGATTCACCCGATCAATCGTGAAAGCAGAAGTAAGATGTGCGTTCCGCTTTCCATTAAGAAAAAAAATGTGGGCATTATCACGGTGGAAAGTGCAGCCCCCAATACTTTTTCCAGAAATGATTTGGAATTGTTCAATACATTGGGGTCACAGGCATCGGAAGTATTGCAGAATCTCGAAATTTATGATGAACTCAAAACCAAGGCGGATCATCTTTCGTTGCTGTTTGAGGTGGGCAAAAATATTGGTAGTATTTATAACTTGCGCAAACTGTTTGAAGCGATTTTAGTCAGAGCAGTACAGGTTATGAAAGCCCGGCGTGGTTTTTTGATGATTTACGATAAAAATGCCGATGCTTTGAAAATTCGGGCATCCATAGGACTGGATACCCAGGTTGATCAAGCTGCAGTGAGTGTTGAAAAAGGTATTGCAGGTAATGTTTATCAAAAGGAGTGTTCGATCCTGATTCCGAATGTTAAAAAAAGTCCGATGTATGATCAGGAAAATGACCATATTTATGTTGGGCATGATTTGCTGGCTTGTCCATTGGTGGCCATAAAGAAGAAAGTGCTTGGTGTCATCTGTCTTAATGATCGAATCGGTACGAAGAAATTTGATACTGAAGATCTTGATTTGCTTAATGCGCTGGCATCTCAGGCTGCCATTGCCATCGAGAACGTGGAATTGTATGCCAGTATTCGCCGAGATTATTTGAATGCAATTAAAGCGTTGGCGGCGGCAGTTGATGCCAAAGATCATTATACCCATGGTCACTCCAATAAGGTTATGGTCTATGCGACGATGATTGCTAAAACCATGGGTCTTAGTAGAAACGACATTGAAAAAGTAAAATACGGTGCACTGCTGCATGATGTAGGAAAAATAGGCATATCGGAAGCAGTGTTGAATAAGCCGTCAAAATTAACCCCCAAAGAGTTTGATACCATTGCCATGCATCCGATTTTAGGAGTTTCAATTGTACAGAATATTGAATCGCTTAAAGACTTAATTCCCACAATTTTATATCATCATGAAAGATATTCCGGCGGTGGGTATCCGGAAGGGAAATCAGGGAACAGCATCCCCTTGGGTGCGAGAATCGTCGCGGTGGGGGATGCTTGGGATGTTATGACATCAGACCGTGCGTATCGCAAAGCATTGCCGATTAGTGTGGCTGTGGCGGAATTGAAAAAATTCTCAGGAACACAGTTTGACCCGGATATTGTTGAGGTCTTTTTGGAAGCGTTGGAAAAAGACGAAAAGGTTGAAACATTTAGAGATGAAGAACAATCCGGTGCTTTCCTGGATGAAGAAGAAATCTCCCGCCTGATGAATTAA